The following coding sequences are from one Ruminococcus flavefaciens AE3010 window:
- a CDS encoding cysteine hydrolase family protein: protein MKVLIVIDMQNDFTTGVLGNPQTAAVTANVVKKINEFRKSEKDGRIIATLDTHTEDYMNTQEGKNLPVPHCLRGSEGWKLVPEVEKALGKECTIVEKPTFGAINLPEIIGDGKDIEEFWFIGVCTDICVISNAMIIKAAYPEIPVKVISECCAGVTPESHENALNAMKVVQMTVE from the coding sequence ATGAAAGTGCTTATCGTTATTGATATGCAGAATGACTTCACCACAGGAGTTCTGGGCAATCCTCAGACTGCCGCTGTTACGGCAAATGTTGTGAAGAAGATAAATGAATTCCGAAAGTCCGAAAAGGACGGACGCATCATAGCTACTCTGGACACTCATACCGAGGACTACATGAATACTCAGGAGGGAAAGAATCTTCCCGTACCCCACTGTCTCCGCGGCTCTGAGGGCTGGAAGCTTGTTCCCGAGGTGGAAAAGGCTCTCGGCAAGGAATGCACCATAGTGGAAAAGCCTACCTTCGGAGCTATAAATCTGCCCGAGATAATAGGCGACGGCAAGGATATAGAGGAGTTCTGGTTCATCGGCGTATGCACGGATATATGCGTTATATCCAACGCCATGATAATCAAGGCAGCTTACCCCGAGATACCCGTTAAGGTCATCTCCGAATGCTGTGCAGGAGTTACTCCCGAAAGCCACGAAAACGCTCTGAACGCCATGAAAGTCGTTCAGATGACAGTTGAATAA
- the thrH gene encoding bifunctional phosphoserine phosphatase/homoserine phosphotransferase ThrH, whose amino-acid sequence MYITCLDLEGVLVPEIWIAFAEASGIPELKKTTRDEPDYDKLMNWRLGVLKEHGLGLKEIQDTIAKIEPMEGAKEFLDALRELGQVIIISDTFTQFAAPLMKKLGWPTIFCNSLEVADNGEITGFKMRCEKSKLTTVKALQSIGYDTIASGDSYNDLGMIEASKAGFLFRSTEQIKKDHPELPAFETYDELLAAIKKAMA is encoded by the coding sequence ATGTATATTACCTGTCTCGACCTTGAAGGTGTTCTCGTTCCTGAGATCTGGATCGCTTTTGCTGAAGCAAGCGGCATTCCCGAACTCAAAAAGACTACCCGTGACGAGCCCGACTACGACAAGCTCATGAACTGGCGTCTCGGCGTCCTCAAGGAGCACGGTCTCGGACTTAAAGAAATTCAGGACACTATCGCTAAGATAGAGCCCATGGAAGGCGCTAAGGAGTTCCTGGACGCTCTCCGCGAGCTTGGTCAGGTGATCATCATCAGCGATACATTCACTCAGTTCGCAGCTCCTCTTATGAAGAAGCTGGGCTGGCCCACTATATTCTGCAACTCCCTTGAAGTAGCCGACAACGGCGAGATAACAGGCTTCAAGATGCGCTGCGAGAAGTCCAAGCTCACTACAGTCAAGGCTCTCCAGTCTATCGGCTACGACACTATCGCAAGCGGTGACAGCTACAACGACCTTGGCATGATCGAGGCAAGCAAGGCAGGCTTCCTGTTCAGAAGCACAGAGCAGATCAAGAAGGATCACCCTGAGCTCCCTGCTTTCGAGACCTACGACGAGCTCCTTGCAGCTATAAAGAAAGCAATGGCATAA
- the nadE gene encoding NAD(+) synthase — protein MSYSFDAEKVTKEVVEWVRDLFERTATPQTNAVIGISGGKDSSVAAAVCAKALGKDRVIGVLMPQGEQADISYSHLLVDTLGIKSYTINIGDTVSAFMGELKKHMEPSNQAVVNTPARIRMTTLYAVAACHNGRVVNTCNLSEDWVGYSTKFGDAAGDFSPLSDLTVTEVLQVGELLGLPKELVHKVPIDGLCGKTDEENLGFTYAMLDKYIRGEDDLSSVPEIKEKIDRLHRANLHKLQLMPKYEQNK, from the coding sequence ATGAGCTACAGTTTCGACGCTGAAAAAGTCACAAAGGAAGTAGTAGAGTGGGTACGCGACCTCTTTGAGAGAACAGCAACTCCTCAGACAAACGCAGTTATCGGTATATCAGGCGGCAAGGACAGCTCCGTAGCTGCTGCGGTATGCGCAAAGGCTCTCGGCAAGGACAGAGTTATCGGCGTCCTCATGCCACAGGGCGAGCAGGCTGATATTTCCTACAGTCACCTGCTGGTGGATACTCTCGGCATAAAGAGCTACACTATCAACATCGGCGATACGGTCTCTGCATTCATGGGTGAGCTGAAAAAGCACATGGAGCCCTCAAATCAGGCTGTTGTCAATACTCCCGCACGTATCAGAATGACCACTCTCTATGCAGTTGCAGCCTGCCACAACGGCAGAGTAGTGAACACCTGCAACCTCTCCGAGGACTGGGTGGGCTACTCCACAAAATTCGGTGACGCAGCAGGAGATTTCTCTCCCCTTTCAGACCTCACCGTGACCGAGGTATTGCAGGTGGGCGAGCTTCTGGGACTTCCCAAAGAGCTGGTTCACAAAGTACCTATCGACGGTCTCTGCGGTAAGACTGACGAGGAGAACCTCGGCTTCACATATGCTATGCTGGACAAGTATATCCGCGGCGAGGACGACCTCAGCTCGGTGCCAGAGATAAAGGAAAAGATAGACCGTCTTCACAGGGCTAATCTCCATAAGCTCCAGCTCATGCCAAAGTACGAGCAGAATAAATAA
- a CDS encoding metallophosphoesterase, protein MDIFKKAAAAAAAAAVFSLSLPVYAYGAGEAHYTVTAPISEKNGVLTLADGQKWYKVNSFEDENDYIICVKGSDGRQMILTAADDNYREYIWHYYRRTMVTSVAPRYTTLSNSYHLTYHDGQLYTVSNWWNDGDSVWDYSGGALSYNENGNMHYLRYTEGSDEPFSCTDNMGEAAQVCIYAKRDQLSRCISRHPAAESYVLEGSGYAAPVFSVELSDKDIVTDSVKWFVDGKEQDCAKLTFTADSLTDKPAGVHRVGCLIEGHDSEGVHYRERSADGAFVIAKGVMPDSFMSFSDIHEQYEFIDRALEKIMERTGGYIPSLVVCTGDLANGPTVDKDTMLSRYYPQIVSHLGGLDAVFASGNHDSGEAASIMSLRAGLGADCNTRGAGRQIFRGLSDGVKNKGRNSRFAKGIIVYGLNFESALYFNNNEYTYSYDRTLGELESFLKKTAESYNGELVVISAHSGLHVLGLQPQSVNANGTSIGKWIGENQYNIDRSDEMAKLINSYAEKYDMDIMYLFGHDHSRSETEFILSDGDELISTKKYSDGTYDRETLSFTYGHSGFLSTTIGSASARFSFIYRDGDHYSYDILNLNGDIIRRREIAAKSTFTEPAVTSVSTSAAAAATTTKAKVSADSPNTGDRSAAVFAAVPAAVFVLLLSMKKKEK, encoded by the coding sequence ATGGACATATTCAAGAAAGCGGCTGCGGCAGCAGCTGCTGCCGCAGTATTTTCACTGAGCCTGCCTGTTTATGCGTATGGGGCAGGTGAGGCTCACTACACCGTCACTGCTCCAATAAGTGAGAAAAACGGAGTTCTTACTCTTGCCGACGGTCAGAAGTGGTATAAGGTAAACAGCTTTGAGGACGAAAACGACTACATCATCTGCGTAAAGGGCAGCGACGGCAGACAGATGATACTTACTGCCGCTGATGATAATTACCGTGAGTACATCTGGCATTATTACAGAAGAACAATGGTCACCAGCGTTGCTCCAAGGTATACCACACTGTCCAATTCATATCACCTCACTTACCACGACGGACAGCTCTATACTGTTTCAAACTGGTGGAATGACGGCGACAGCGTCTGGGACTACAGCGGCGGTGCTCTCAGCTATAATGAAAACGGAAATATGCACTACCTCAGATATACTGAGGGCAGCGACGAGCCGTTTTCCTGTACCGATAACATGGGGGAGGCAGCTCAGGTCTGCATCTATGCAAAGAGGGATCAGCTCAGCCGATGCATAAGCAGGCACCCTGCCGCAGAGAGCTATGTACTGGAGGGCAGCGGCTATGCTGCGCCTGTTTTTTCGGTGGAGCTGTCAGATAAGGACATCGTAACGGACAGCGTAAAATGGTTCGTGGACGGAAAGGAGCAGGACTGCGCAAAGCTTACATTCACAGCGGATTCGCTGACTGATAAGCCTGCCGGAGTCCATCGTGTGGGCTGTCTTATAGAGGGGCACGACTCCGAGGGAGTACACTACAGGGAGCGTTCTGCGGACGGGGCTTTTGTTATTGCAAAGGGAGTCATGCCAGATTCGTTTATGTCATTCTCCGATATCCATGAGCAGTATGAGTTCATAGACCGCGCTTTAGAAAAGATAATGGAGCGCACAGGCGGCTATATTCCGTCACTGGTGGTATGTACGGGAGACCTTGCCAACGGTCCCACAGTGGATAAGGATACCATGCTGAGCAGGTACTATCCTCAGATAGTCTCACATCTGGGCGGTCTGGACGCTGTATTTGCCTCGGGAAATCACGACTCGGGAGAAGCGGCTTCAATAATGTCTCTCAGGGCAGGGCTTGGCGCCGACTGCAATACGAGGGGAGCAGGGAGACAGATATTCCGCGGTTTATCCGACGGTGTGAAAAACAAGGGCAGAAACAGCCGCTTTGCAAAGGGCATAATTGTCTACGGACTTAACTTCGAGAGCGCCTTGTACTTCAACAACAATGAGTACACATATTCCTACGACAGAACGCTCGGTGAGCTGGAAAGCTTCCTGAAAAAGACTGCCGAGAGCTATAACGGCGAGCTTGTGGTTATATCCGCTCATTCGGGACTTCATGTTCTCGGGCTCCAGCCACAGTCCGTCAATGCAAATGGCACAAGCATAGGAAAATGGATAGGCGAGAACCAGTATAACATCGACCGCTCCGACGAGATGGCGAAGCTCATAAACAGCTATGCAGAGAAGTATGATATGGACATAATGTACCTCTTCGGTCACGACCATTCCCGTTCCGAGACAGAGTTTATCCTCAGCGACGGAGACGAACTCATAAGCACTAAAAAATACAGCGACGGCACCTACGACAGAGAGACACTCAGCTTTACCTACGGCCATTCGGGCTTCCTGTCCACTACCATAGGCAGTGCCAGTGCCCGTTTCAGCTTCATATACCGTGACGGCGACCATTATTCCTACGATATACTGAACCTTAACGGCGATATTATACGCCGCAGGGAAATAGCGGCAAAAAGCACTTTCACCGAGCCTGCTGTTACCTCTGTATCGACTTCTGCGGCAGCAGCGGCGACAACGACAAAAGCAAAGGT
- a CDS encoding COG2426 family protein: MIKKYLITFLISMVPIAELRVAVPVGVRFGLKWYYVVLMCMIGNMIPVPFIYFFARKILEWGADKPVIGRFFTWCLKKGHSGGEKLQEKAGRGMFWALLLFVGIPLPGTGAWTGTLAASILELDFKKSIFAVTLGIVLAAAIMTVGSLLGISAISAIK, from the coding sequence ATGATAAAAAAGTACCTTATCACTTTTCTTATATCTATGGTGCCTATTGCCGAGCTCAGGGTAGCTGTACCTGTAGGCGTCCGCTTCGGGTTAAAGTGGTATTACGTTGTGCTCATGTGTATGATCGGCAACATGATACCCGTCCCCTTTATATATTTCTTTGCAAGAAAAATACTGGAATGGGGCGCAGACAAGCCCGTTATCGGCAGGTTCTTCACATGGTGTCTCAAAAAGGGACACAGCGGCGGTGAAAAACTCCAGGAGAAAGCAGGCAGGGGCATGTTCTGGGCGCTGCTCCTCTTCGTGGGTATACCGCTCCCCGGTACAGGCGCATGGACAGGCACTCTGGCGGCAAGTATCCTCGAGCTGGACTTCAAAAAGAGCATTTTCGCAGTAACACTGGGGATAGTTCTTGCAGCTGCTATAATGACAGTGGGTTCGCTCCTCGGTATAAGCGCTATCAGCGCAATAAAGTGA
- a CDS encoding COG2426 family protein — MLKKCIITFLVSMVPIIELRGAIPIGVGFGIKWYYVVLMCMVGNMIPVPFIYFFARKILEWGADKPVIGKFFSWCLKKGHSGGEKLQQKAGKGMFWALLLFVGIPLPGTGAWTGTLAASILELDFKKSILAVTLGVLLAAAIMTVGSLLGISAISAIK, encoded by the coding sequence ATGCTTAAAAAGTGCATTATTACTTTTCTGGTATCTATGGTGCCGATCATCGAGCTCAGAGGAGCTATCCCGATAGGAGTTGGCTTTGGTATAAAGTGGTATTACGTTGTACTCATGTGTATGGTCGGCAATATGATACCTGTTCCCTTTATCTATTTCTTTGCGAGAAAGATACTTGAATGGGGCGCAGACAAGCCCGTTATCGGCAAATTCTTCTCATGGTGTCTCAAAAAGGGTCACAGCGGCGGCGAAAAGCTGCAGCAGAAAGCAGGCAAGGGCATGTTCTGGGCTCTGCTTCTCTTCGTGGGTATACCGCTCCCGGGAACAGGTGCATGGACAGGCACTCTTGCAGCAAGTATCCTCGAGCTGGACTTCAAAAAGAGCATTCTTGCAGTAACTCTGGGAGTTCTCCTTGCAGCTGCTATCATGACAGTGGGCTCGCTCCTTGGTATCAGCGCTATCAGCGCTATCAAATAA
- a CDS encoding penicillin-binding transpeptidase domain-containing protein, which translates to MPMLIAAAAALSFPSCSAEVGQFEVRNDTSSRSARQETTDETAATEETTVTTTTEFVYRGNIYDTNNRLLTYGTYANENEDQRLYGEDCGYSFGNIISEASAGLDNALKDLLCTKNPTPVNDKNNVGESVKLTIDADKQIELCTYMANMGMAGSVVVLRTDGSIMAEASYPTYDPELYYSDTEYSSNLYSGTLSNKAFQNASPGSCFKIMSEVIADKNGIHTVYDDGEWVDSGATIVNWDHDSGMYPIPERTLSSAFVGSSNIFFAKVFDTLGTDKVLEELESLFHFCDPIDCDFGTISNNIEIYCLDDLRRSAFGQAYVKTCPIYLAALGREAVFGDMVKPFVVQQVVDTNEPTKECAKGSSPYEVIASIPAEYRQNLLDGMRGVANNLGIYVPDNYEFFAKTGTAETGAGDYLYITGCLRNFADRSAEKPVYSDYSNYAQDGSYIIVMQLQNPADFGFNFASETGGLYQGIVNIVLSAY; encoded by the coding sequence ATGCCGATGCTCATAGCAGCAGCAGCGGCGCTGTCGTTTCCGTCCTGTTCAGCAGAGGTAGGACAGTTTGAAGTCCGCAATGATACAAGCTCACGCTCGGCAAGGCAAGAAACTACAGATGAGACAGCTGCTACAGAAGAAACAACTGTAACTACAACTACAGAGTTCGTATATAGGGGGAACATATACGATACAAACAACAGGCTTCTGACCTATGGCACCTATGCTAACGAAAACGAGGATCAGAGGCTTTACGGCGAGGACTGCGGATATTCCTTCGGAAATATCATCAGCGAGGCTTCGGCGGGACTTGACAATGCACTGAAAGATCTGCTCTGCACTAAGAACCCCACCCCTGTTAATGACAAGAACAATGTGGGCGAGTCGGTAAAACTTACCATTGACGCAGATAAGCAGATCGAGCTTTGTACATATATGGCAAATATGGGCATGGCAGGCTCGGTAGTGGTACTGAGGACTGACGGCTCTATCATGGCGGAGGCTTCATATCCCACATACGATCCCGAGCTGTATTACTCAGATACCGAGTACAGCAGCAACCTGTACAGCGGGACTCTTTCAAACAAGGCGTTCCAGAACGCTTCACCGGGGTCATGCTTCAAGATAATGTCCGAGGTCATTGCAGATAAGAACGGCATACATACCGTCTATGACGACGGCGAGTGGGTAGACAGCGGCGCTACTATCGTGAACTGGGATCACGATTCGGGTATGTACCCCATACCTGAGAGAACTCTCAGCTCCGCATTTGTGGGCTCAAGCAATATATTCTTCGCAAAGGTCTTCGACACTCTCGGCACTGATAAGGTGCTCGAGGAGCTTGAAAGCTTATTCCATTTCTGCGACCCCATAGACTGCGATTTCGGAACTATCAGCAACAATATCGAGATATACTGCCTTGACGACCTGCGCAGGAGCGCATTCGGTCAGGCTTACGTAAAGACCTGCCCCATATACCTTGCGGCTCTTGGCAGAGAGGCTGTTTTCGGAGATATGGTAAAGCCCTTTGTGGTACAGCAGGTGGTGGATACCAACGAACCCACCAAGGAGTGCGCAAAAGGCAGCTCACCCTATGAGGTCATTGCAAGTATCCCTGCGGAGTACAGACAGAATCTCCTTGACGGCATGAGGGGAGTTGCCAATAATCTGGGTATCTACGTTCCCGATAATTACGAGTTCTTCGCAAAGACAGGAACTGCCGAGACAGGTGCGGGAGATTATCTCTACATTACAGGCTGTCTCAGGAACTTTGCTGACAGATCGGCTGAAAAGCCTGTTTACAGCGACTACAGCAATTATGCTCAGGACGGTTCATACATAATCGTAATGCAGCTCCAGAACCCTGCGGATTTCGGCTTTAATTTTGCCAGCGAAACAGGCGGGCTCTATCAGGGCATAGTAAACATCGTGCTTTCAGCATATTAA
- a CDS encoding penicillin-binding transpeptidase domain-containing protein yields MITRKITALAASITMLAGFASCSSKSVGKIEGADGPAAETTTAAETTTAESTTTGAAEKTTEAKVTGAKGNIYDAKGNLLVSTAEDGSRRVFAENYAVSFANILTTMSEGYDTAFEDILTTPSASGAPQSVKLTLDGDVQNEIYGYMESNNMVGAVVVLRTDGSIMAQVSYPSYDPNAVADQKYDEDLAWGDVGNKAFSNYEPGSCFKIMSEVISDKNGVYSVHDDGTWDFGNDHPIVNWDHETNKASYPMERSLSSAFINSSNIFFAKAFDYIGEDTVLSDLKTIFHFGADDSDDIKCDFGVLSNNIEIEDVDDLRRSAFGQSKVLTCPIFLSALGREAVFGDMVTPFVLKDIVDSSDPNTKIGDGSKAYDVIASIPAECRDNLLNGMRGVGSDIGVYAPGNYSFYAKTGTAEGWRGDYLYITGCAKNNSDSGSQSYESYDNYGETGSYVVVMEIQNPADHGFEFASQSAGLYNGIMNIVAGR; encoded by the coding sequence ATGATAACAAGAAAAATAACGGCACTTGCCGCTTCAATAACAATGCTTGCAGGCTTTGCTTCCTGCTCGTCAAAATCCGTTGGAAAGATAGAGGGTGCGGACGGCCCTGCCGCTGAAACTACAACAGCTGCCGAGACAACGACTGCCGAAAGCACTACTACAGGTGCTGCCGAAAAGACTACCGAGGCTAAGGTGACAGGTGCAAAGGGCAATATCTACGACGCCAAGGGAAATCTTCTCGTTTCAACTGCCGAGGACGGCAGCCGCAGAGTTTTTGCGGAAAACTATGCGGTATCCTTTGCAAATATCCTGACTACAATGTCAGAGGGCTACGACACAGCCTTTGAGGATATACTTACAACTCCCTCGGCAAGCGGCGCTCCACAGTCTGTAAAGCTTACGCTTGACGGCGATGTACAGAACGAGATATACGGCTACATGGAAAGCAACAATATGGTGGGTGCTGTGGTAGTGCTCCGTACAGACGGCTCCATAATGGCGCAGGTCAGCTATCCGTCCTATGACCCAAATGCTGTTGCAGACCAGAAATACGACGAGGACCTTGCGTGGGGAGATGTGGGCAACAAGGCGTTCAGCAACTATGAGCCGGGCTCATGCTTCAAGATAATGTCCGAGGTCATCTCCGATAAGAACGGAGTTTATTCCGTTCATGATGACGGCACATGGGATTTCGGAAACGACCACCCTATTGTAAACTGGGATCACGAGACCAACAAGGCGAGCTACCCTATGGAGCGCTCACTCAGCTCGGCATTTATCAACTCCAGCAATATCTTCTTCGCCAAGGCTTTCGATTATATAGGCGAGGACACTGTACTCAGCGACTTAAAGACTATTTTCCACTTCGGTGCAGACGATTCCGATGATATAAAGTGCGATTTCGGAGTTCTCAGCAACAATATCGAGATAGAGGACGTGGACGACCTGCGCAGAAGCGCTTTCGGTCAGTCCAAGGTGCTGACCTGTCCCATATTCCTGTCGGCTCTTGGCAGAGAGGCTGTATTCGGCGATATGGTCACTCCCTTTGTGTTAAAGGACATAGTGGACAGCTCAGACCCAAATACTAAAATAGGTGACGGCTCCAAGGCTTACGACGTTATCGCTTCCATACCTGCGGAGTGCCGCGACAATCTTCTCAATGGCATGAGAGGCGTGGGCTCCGATATCGGAGTATATGCTCCGGGCAACTACAGCTTCTATGCTAAGACAGGTACAGCTGAGGGCTGGCGCGGAGATTACCTCTATATCACAGGCTGCGCAAAGAACAACAGCGACAGCGGCTCCCAGAGCTATGAAAGCTACGATAATTACGGCGAGACAGGCTCATATGTAGTAGTCATGGAGATACAGAACCCTGCTGACCACGGCTTTGAATTCGCATCACAGTCCGCAGGGCTCTACAATGGCATAATGAACATCGTTGCAGGCAGATAA
- a CDS encoding S66 family peptidase, producing the protein MIYPQPLKKGDKVAVICLSSGIIGEPYCAHEKELGLKKLREFGLEPVFTEHALMGTDYIMSHPEARAADLKSAFLDDSVKGIITSIGGIETFRTFPYLMEDEEFINAVRQHPKFFLGFSDTTNNHFMFHRLGLQTFYGQAFMCDLAELSGDMLPYSKAQFESCFKPYHGRRITPSDVWYEERTDFSAAAVGTTPVSHKEEHGYELLQGAPVFEGELLGGCIDSMGEMLMTGNAERYGELLAEEFEKCPRLKEDLANQSEITRRYNIFPTAEEWRGKILFAETSEVMPTPEMLREYLEVLRAEGVFGSINGIIIGKPMNEKYYDEYKSVWREAVDNSKLPILYNVNFGHSAPRAILPYGAMAHVDAEKQEITLL; encoded by the coding sequence ATGATATACCCGCAGCCGCTGAAAAAAGGCGATAAGGTCGCTGTCATATGTCTTTCAAGCGGAATTATCGGCGAACCCTACTGCGCTCACGAAAAAGAGCTGGGCTTGAAGAAGCTCCGCGAATTCGGTCTTGAACCCGTTTTCACAGAGCACGCTCTCATGGGTACGGACTACATCATGTCCCACCCCGAAGCCCGTGCCGCAGACCTTAAATCCGCCTTTCTCGATGACTCCGTAAAGGGCATCATCACTTCCATAGGCGGCATTGAGACATTCCGCACATTCCCATATCTTATGGAGGACGAGGAGTTCATAAATGCTGTTCGACAGCACCCTAAGTTCTTCCTCGGCTTTTCCGATACCACCAATAACCACTTTATGTTCCACCGACTGGGCTTGCAGACTTTCTACGGTCAGGCTTTCATGTGTGACTTGGCGGAGCTTTCGGGAGATATGCTCCCCTACTCAAAGGCACAGTTTGAGAGCTGTTTCAAGCCATATCACGGCAGGAGGATAACTCCCTCAGATGTGTGGTATGAGGAGAGGACCGACTTCTCCGCAGCAGCTGTGGGAACTACACCTGTATCCCATAAGGAAGAACACGGCTATGAGCTTTTGCAGGGCGCTCCCGTATTCGAGGGCGAGCTGTTGGGCGGCTGTATAGACAGCATGGGCGAAATGCTCATGACAGGCAATGCCGAGCGCTATGGTGAGCTGCTTGCGGAAGAATTTGAGAAATGCCCCCGGCTAAAAGAGGACCTCGCAAACCAAAGCGAGATCACAAGAAGATACAACATCTTCCCAACTGCTGAGGAATGGCGGGGCAAGATACTCTTCGCCGAGACAAGCGAGGTAATGCCCACACCCGAAATGCTGAGGGAATACCTTGAAGTACTCAGAGCAGAGGGAGTTTTCGGCAGCATAAACGGTATTATCATAGGAAAGCCCATGAACGAGAAATACTACGATGAATACAAGTCTGTATGGCGGGAGGCCGTGGATAACAGTAAGCTCCCCATACTTTATAATGTCAACTTCGGTCACTCAGCACCGAGAGCTATCCTCCCCTACGGAGCTATGGCTCATGTTGACGCAGAAAAGCAGGAGATCACCCTGCTGTAA
- the smpB gene encoding SsrA-binding protein SmpB → MRSKGTKTIAENRKARHDYFVLESYEAGIELVGTEVKSIRQGGVNLKDSWCSIDKGELFVRGMHISPYEKGNIFNRDPLRVRKLLMHKREINKLYGTLKQEGLSLIPLSLYFKDSRVKMQVGLCKGKKLYDKRADIAKRDANREIDRNLKSRNQ, encoded by the coding sequence ATGCGCTCAAAAGGTACTAAAACTATTGCCGAAAACCGCAAAGCCAGACACGATTATTTCGTACTCGAATCCTATGAAGCAGGTATCGAGCTTGTGGGCACAGAGGTAAAATCCATTCGTCAGGGCGGCGTGAACCTCAAGGACTCATGGTGCTCTATTGACAAGGGTGAGCTCTTCGTCCGCGGTATGCACATCTCTCCTTATGAGAAAGGCAATATCTTCAACCGCGACCCGCTGAGAGTGAGAAAGCTCCTCATGCACAAGCGGGAGATCAATAAACTATACGGAACTCTCAAACAGGAGGGACTGTCCCTCATTCCCCTGAGCCTTTATTTCAAGGACTCCCGCGTAAAAATGCAGGTTGGGCTCTGCAAGGGCAAGAAGCTCTACGACAAGCGTGCTGACATCGCAAAGCGTGACGCAAACCGCGAGATAGACCGCAATCTCAAATCACGCAATCAATAA